A single region of the Nicotiana sylvestris chromosome 6, ASM39365v2, whole genome shotgun sequence genome encodes:
- the LOC138870224 gene encoding uncharacterized protein, whose protein sequence is MQTSTEQGQTNVDSSPDAIQEPEKNENIKTTIEELEAIVLSTKWPERKVYVGSNLSKDLKEIPPKTYLSNLPLLAKPKVGERLLIYLAVSEVAVSAVLVREDQGKQSPIYYVSKSLLDAETRYPQLEKLALALIMASKKLRPYFQCHPIVVVTVYPLRNILHKHELSGRLAKWAIELSEYDIIYQPRTAIKSQVLADFVADFSQGMQLEAEKELQVFNGSNPRIWTLFTDGSSNVKGSGLGIVLVPPTGETIRQAIKWHSITNNEAEYEVVIAGLELARELGINQIVIKSDSHLVVNQMLGTCTAREARMQQYLEKVRDLIRQFQTWKVMQIPRDENVEADALANLASAVDVASNENASVIHLFHSVLDPDKMR, encoded by the exons AtgcaaacctcaactgaacaagggcaaacAAATGTGGACTCAAGTCCTGatgccattcaagaaccagagaaaaacgaaaatatcaaaacaacaattgaagaactggaggctATAGTGTTATCCACAAAatggcctgaaaggaaagtctatGTAGGGTCCAATCTAAGCAAGGACttgaaag AGATACCACCGaag acatactTATCAAATCTACCGTTGCTCGCAAAACCAAAAGTTGGGGAAAGATTGCTCATCTACCTTGCTGTCtccgaagtagcggtaagtgctgtGTTAGTTCGTGAAgatcaaggtaaacaatctccgattTATTATGTCAGTAAATCTTTATTAGATGCGGAGACGCGGTATCCTCAATTggaaaagcttgcacttgcactaatcatggcatctaagaaattaaggccttattttcaatgtcaccctattGTTGTAGTAACTGTttatccattacgcaatatattacacaagcatgagttgtcaggtagattagccaaatgggctatagaattaagtgaatatgacatcaTATACCAGCCTAGAACCGcgataaaatctcaagtgttagcagattttgtggctgattttagccaaggaatgcaattggaagcagaaaaagaattacaagtgttCAACGGATCTAATCCGAgaatttggaccttatttactgatggttcatctaatgtgaAGGGTTCAGGCTTGggaattgttttggtaccacctacgggtgaaaccattcgacaagccattaaatggcattctataactaacaatgaggcagagtatgaagttgtgattgcaggtttagaactagcacgagaactcggcattaaTCAAATtgtaatcaaaagcgattcgcatctcgtagttaatcaaatgttggggacttGTACGGCCAGGGAAGCACGGATGCAGCAGTACTTAGAGAAGGTCCGGGATCTGATCAGGCAAttccaaacctggaaagttatgcaaataccaagagatgaaaatgtcgaggcggacgccctagctaatctcgcatctgcagtagatgtggcaagcaatgaaaatgcttccgtaattcatttgtttcattcagtactcGATCCAGacaaaatgaggtaa